In Gadus morhua chromosome 2, gadMor3.0, whole genome shotgun sequence, the DNA window GTATGGTATTATTGCTTTTACTTTTGTTTTCTCTACCTCAAGCGTCTTgtctttattttatcttattattaaaaaaagaaaatgctaaACAGCCAGAGGTATTAAGGAAGGAATAAAATGTTGGCAATTCAATTGGtaattaaataatgcatttatttCCTAACCTACAAAACAGCTTGTCTGCCACCAAGCAGACTTATGAATCCACTGCTTTTGTGACAACAGCAAGCTGACATTAGGACTGCTTTAATGTTACCAGTTTATCAACGgccatcatttttttatttccagcTTGAAATCCCTGAGACTTTATTAcacttgtgtgttgctgtgttcaGATCCCGCTATGACAACCAGGTAGTCGTGCAATTGTGTAATTTGATAAACTGCTTTTTCAAAAGGTCAACCAACCGCAGGGAAAAAGCCTGAGCCCTGAGCGCTGGCAGGGTGCCAGGTTGAAGTATATTATGGCTGCCATAAACTGTCACAAGCATTTTGTTCCCGCGGTTTTGATTGTGCTTTTTCCTGGATCCAAGGGACATTTCCTTCATCAAAAAAACACACCTCACCCTCTGTGCACTCCCATAATGCAATGCTTCCTGACTTGTGGGTGTAGCTGAATGGGGACATTACCGGGAGCAGCGAGTGGTCACACAGCAATACCACTGGGTATAATCATTAACAAAATCTCCTCTTTGATTACAAGTCATTCCAGCACACTGCCGAATATAACTGCTTATAAATCCTACTTTATTAACTACTCACAGTGGGCCTTTACTGCAAAACACCTTGGAAATTATTTTAATCTTGAATAATTTAAAGTCTTGGCTCAACAACATTTCACAAAGAAATATTACGATCAATGTCTTAAGCCTTTCGAGCTTCAATTTTTTAGGCTTTTAATCATTGACTTTTTTAAGCCTTTCTATGAAGCTTAGGATTCTCTGGTCATCTGCAGAATATTTAGTGCTGTAATGGTGGTTTAACAGTCTTGGAGTCACAGATTTGACATGTGTACTGTGGCGAAAATGTCCACAGTGCTGCACCGGGGCCCCCAGCCGGTAGGCCCGCCCAGCCGGTAGACCCTCCCAGGACGCTTGCCCATATCCCCAATTTCCATATGAACTCCTCACTGTGCATTCAGTGAGGCAAGCCTATAATTCCCGTTTCACACCCCAATCAGTGAATGTTACAGTTGTGTATGCCTGTAAGTCATGCAATGCAATTAATTTATAGCACTCCAAGCTAAGTATAATTTAGCGGGTGGATATTagttttcaatttattttttaagacaTTATAAGTCTACTCGGACTATAAATTGTCaaaaaaagttattcacaaTCATTGAAAACCTTTCATTCATAACATAATGATTGCATTATTAATATGTAAAGATTGTATGATTGAGATATATAATTACAGCCATATAAATACAAAGCCTTTCAAAATGTGATAAAGCAGTATGGCTGTGCTCAATTCACAAAGACTCACAGTTCCAAAGATGTAGCTGTAAGTTATTTCCAATCTTCAAGATTTTGGTTTGAAAGGCCACCCTACACAAAGAATACTCACAAAAATAGCAGAGGAAGATGTGACAAGTAAGGACCATGCCTGTCCCTATAGTTTGCAGAGGCATATTGCTCACCCTGTCTGGCTGTCACACCCATACCAACAGTACAAACAATATATAAATTCCATCCGTCCTATGTTTGTTGGAAAGCTAAAGCTCAAACATGCACTTTGGCAATCATGGGTTGCCTCCATTAAAGGTTTGATCTAACTTTACATAACATTACTTCTAAATATTGGGTAATCCACTGTGGAAAATCAGAGCAATAaagatttaatttaattatgcCGTATcagaatataaatagaaaaaaagcaTGCGTAAATGTCTTGAATTGATTTAATGCCGATTCCCAACAGCCGTGCTTGGCGCCATTCGGTATAGAGGTGTGAAAATGGGTACCTTTTTTTCCCCACTCAACCTGTCAAATGCTAATTGGCAATTGATAGAGCCAACAACTGATATGCCAACCTAGGAAATGCATATGCAATTGCTACTAAAGATTCCAATGGCAAACAAAATGTCAATAACATGTTCTTCTCTCTTGCCTTTAGGTTACCGCTGTGAAAAAGAGACCgacgaggagaggggagacagccGCTCTCAAACACCATGATGCGACAATTTAACGATGGTCGCCCCTCAGAACAGAAACATAAACCAATCTGAGCCTGTGAGAAGCTTAACCTCGACGAGCCTTCACCCTGAATTTGACTGCAGGCAAAACTCCCTGAATGGAACACCTAGTAAAGAGAAACACCCACCACTTTTCTGCAAAGGTTCGGTACGTGAGGACGCAACCATCCTTCAATGAATGGGAAAACAACTTTAGGGTTGTTTCTGGCACTGAGCACCGGTTTACATCCAGCTGAATCTTCAATCACATCCGTTCAACTGTATTGACCTCACTGCCCTTTGCCCTCTCATACAATTTTGGCCACTGTGCATCTCTTAAAGAAGCACCAATGGCCCGCAGTGTGAGCATGGTGATCAGTGCCTTCTTCTGGTCTGTGGCTCTTGTTTATGTGACTCATATCAGTAAAGTCAATGGAGACTGCTGGTTAATTGAGGGCGAAAAGGGCTTTGTGTGGCTGGCGATTTGTAGCCAAAATCAACCCCCTTATGAGGCCATCCCTCAACATATCAATAGTACCATTGTTGACCTTCGTCTCAatgaaaacaaaatcaaaagcaTCCAATACTCTTCTCTGAGCCGCTTTGCCAACTTGACCTACCTGAATCTGACAAAGAATGATATCTCTTACATAGAGGATGGGGCTTTTTCTGCCCAATTCAATCTACAAGTCCTCCAGCTAGGCTTCAACAAGATGCGGAACTTGACAGAGGGGATCCTCCGGGGGTTGGGCAAGCTGCAGTACCTCTACCTCCAGGCTAACCTGATTGAGACTGTGACACACAATGCCTTTTGGGAATGCCCCAACATTGAGAACATTGACCTCTCCATGAACCGAATCCAGCAGTTAGACGGGTCCACTTTCGCCAACCTGAGTAAGCTCACGACCTGTGAGCTATACACCAACCCGTTCAACTGTTCCTGTGAGCTGCTTGGCTTCGTCAAGTGGCTCTCGGTTTTCCCCAACAGGACCAATGAGAGGATGGTGTGCGACTCCCCACAAGGTGTCTCTGGTTACAGCCTTCTGAGCACGCTTCCCAATGACCATACGTACAGGAACGCTCTTTACATGCTCACCACTGTGTGTACAGATGACTACGTGACCCCATACATTCCCATTCCCCCGGAGCTCACCACCCCACATCCTGACACCACCCCCTGTCTGCTGGACGACTGCTACTCAGGTACAGAGCcggatgacatcatcaccaccaccacgtaCAACAACGAAGTGGAAGTCAAGCCCAAGATGAAACTGAAACAGGTGTCTGACACAGGGGCCATCATCAGTGTGCAGATCCCTCACCCCTACAAGAAGATGTACAGCCTGGTTCAGTACAACAACAGCTTCTTCACCGACATACAAAACCTGAAAGTTATCAAGGAGGACATTGAGCTTAAAAACCTGAAACCCCACACTGACTACATGTACTGCGTCGCTTCTATACGAAATTCTCTCCGATTTAACCACACCTGTCTGCAAATCACTACAGGCCCATGGCATGGGAAGGGCAGAGCAGAAAACAACGCGGCCGCGACCCACTACATAATGACCATTCTGGGATGCCTATTCAGCATGATCATTGTCTTGGGGGTGGTCTATTACTGCTTGAGGAAAAAGCGCCAACTAGATGACAAGCACAAAAAGACAGAGAGTCTGAAGAAGAACCTTATGGAACTCAAGTATGGACAGGACCTTGAAGGGGGAACAATGCCACGCATGTCCCAGAAGCAGATGATGGCTGGAGAACCCATGGGCCGAATGCAGTACATGCAGCCTGGAAATGAGATGGATCAATACAAGTTCCAGGAGCTAAGTGACATGCCTAAGATGAACAAGGGGAATTACATGGAGGTGCGGGGTGGGGACCACCACGAATGCAGGGAATGCGATATGGGAATGCCCGGCAACAGCCAAGGCTCTGTTGCAGAGATTTCTACCATTGCAAAGGAGGTGGATAAAGTAAATCAGATCATCAACAACTGTATAGATGCTCTGAAGTCAGAATCCACCTCATTCCAGGGGATGCATTCCGGAGCGGTGTCTAATGCAGAACCCCAGCTGGTATTATTGTCAGAACATCCCCAGAGTAAATCGGGCCTTCTGTCGCCAGCATACAATGACAGCTACCACCACTCGTTGCAGAGACACCGCTCCTCCGACGTGTCCCCAAAGAGGCCCAGCACTGCCACGGGCGGACCTATGAGGAGCCCCAGGCCATACCGCTCCGAGTCAAAGTACCTAGAGAAGAACTCCCCCACGGGAGAGACCATCCTCACTGTGacgcccgccgccgccatccTGAGGGCGGAGGCGGAGAAGATGCGTCAGTACAGCGACCACCGCCACTCCTACCCCGATCCCCAGATCGAGGAACTCGAGGGACCCGACGGCCACAAGTCCTCCATCCTGGATCCGCTCACCCACTCCCGCACCAGAGACTTAGCCTACTCCCAGCTCAACTCCCAGTACCACAACATGAGCTACTCCTCCAGTCCAGAGTACTACTGCAAACCTTCCCATAGTATCTGGGAGCGGTTTAAGCTCCGGGGGAAACGGCATAAGGATGACGAATACATGGCCGCTGGGCATGCGCTGCGCAAGAAAGTGCAGTTTGCGAAAGACGAGGACTTACATGATATTTTAGACTACTGGAAGGGTGTGTCTGCTCAGCATAAGTCGTAACTGTTCTGAGTGGAAACCACAGATGCTTTCAAAGGCATAACGACTTTGTGTGACAAATATTTCAACGGATACTTCCATATTGCTACTCATTTGTGTGTATCACATTCGATTTTGATTGTGAGGAACATTAATATTTGACTTATCATACTAATTACAACATTAACGGGGGAAACCTTTTACTTAGTAAGGATAAAATATACTGCAAATTGAGAACGTATTTGTTGCAATGGATTATAGGTTTTTGGGTAATGCATGCCCAAGTCCTGTGACAGTGGAATTTGCTGTTGTGTACTTTTGAGAATATTATATGAAGAATATGTGTCTACTGAAACGTCAATATTTTTCTTGGAAAAACTATGTGAACCACGAAACATTAATTTACTACCTTCCTACAGTATATTTCAATGATATAAATTGTACAGAAATGGTTTCCGTATTTGctgtaaaaaaaagaattgaaGCATTGTAGAGAATTGTTTAGATAATGCCAATGTGGAGCTGGGGGTATTAGAGGAAGGGCTCTCTCCAGGATGCCATGTCTTACTTTAAACCTATCAGAAAGCCTGTTACCATCCCCACTCAAGTAACCCCTTTATCACCTATCACaccccgttttttttttctatttattttcacCATATAAATgttcacacccacacattaaAGAAAGCCAGTCCCATTGTCTGCAACTGCCCAAATAAAAGTGCACAGCACTCAGATGGTGTCTCTGTTAGACTTTACACTTATACCTACCATCTCTGGCAAAGACGTCATGAACCACCAGTTGTATTTGTTGTACCAAAGTAGAGGAACCTCAGATGTTTACAATATTTCTAGATGGTATTAATAGTCTTAATGACGTCAACACAGATTCATATTAAATTCACACACTTGCTCCTTAGCAAATCCATATATTGGAGATATTCCCATATTGTTTCCTCACTGTAACATTAATAGATTTGTATTCAAGAAGATTCCTAACCCAGATCATGGTTTAATAACTTGAACATAGAATTTAAAACAATTCTTGAAATAACAACCCAGTATTATCTCACCTGTTGTTTACAATAGGTGCACAGAACTTTCTGTCCTACAGCCCGATTGATGAATGTAATAACATTCTGTCTATGGCAGCTTTTACATATCTTTTCAACAAAGACAACGCTattaaaaaacacttttttgttcGCTCCGGTATTTCATTTTccattgtattatattgtaaAGATTAATGTTGAATCCATGAAAGAAAAAAGTGTAGTCTATTTTGATAGATGGGCCTTGTTGCTTGTAAAAAATGTTTCATTTTCTCTTTATGGCTAGGTTGTTCTAACTTTTTGTATATTATGAAGCTACCAGATAAGTATAAACATGCTATAGTTAAATTTGAGAATGTGAATCTTATCCTCTGACTTACTGGCTGTGAATTTGTATATCATATACAGTTTTTGGggtaaatacatacataatacaCTTAATTATACTTTCTTTGTAAGATGTTTATATTGCTCGTTCATAACAGGCTCAGGATTTTTACTACATTCATGAATGAGAAATCAATGCTAACGACAACATTTACAAGCGGTCTAAGTGCAACTTTCAATCAACTGTGCATGTGAAATGTTCATGGCTATACTAGATGAAGAAACTAAAGTCTGGTGGCCTTGTATGCTCCTCTCATGTAAATTGATAACATCAAACATTGGACCACAACATAGAAGAGACGGTACACAAGATAATACTGCAAAGCAAGGTTGTCCTATGCTACACAATAGGGATATTGTAGTTGACGGTTTAGGAGGGAGTTAATCCAACTGTAATTTCTGAAATATAGACCTTGTTTGCTCTTCGAGATTTATTTTAGATGTATTGCAATGTAAACATGTTGCATATGTTTTGCATATACTGTGCACTGAGGCAGTTGTTATTCATGAATGTGCTGAGAGTCATGTGATCGGCCTGACGTGAATGTGCAATGTAAGCACCTTGTATTGTGGTAAAGATTTAACTTGGTTGTCTGACCTTATATTTCAACCGCCTTAAACTTTTTGCGATGTGTGtaccagtgtaaaatttccttcttttttttgttttacttacAATGTTGATACTGTTTTACTGGGTCttcatttgttgtttttataaacCCATTTCAGTATATTCTCAGAACTGTCAAGATTTTGAGTTATTTTTACAGTTAGCATTGTGTTTTTATACTGCAAACTGTAGCACTTCCATGTCTATTAAGAAGAGCTAAAGTTGCCAAGAGAACATTTGGAAGATGAATGGCTGTTGTTCAAGTGCATCAAAAACAATCAAGAGCACAAAACTGTGTTGGTTTTctttttcatgtatttattttatttctcaatACTATGTTATCTGCTTTCAGACAAAGTACTGTGAAATAAAGATAAGGGTGCATCCATCCATGTAATATTGTCATTACGGCTCTTAAGTCTTAGTACCAACTCACAATTACAGCAGATTGACTGAAAAAGCCAGTGCAGTAGTCCCCAAAACTATAATATCCGAGTGTCAGCTATTTTCTGTCAACAAGATTATTTCAGATATTACTTTCAGAGATTAAGATAGCAAAAATGATGGACAATAGCATCTCAAACATTACAATAACAAAAATCTAAGTGTTTAACCCTTACCCAAACCCACCAAATGTAATGTCTGGAAAATCTCAAAAGGTATATTCATCGTACTTACACCTTTTGAGATTTTCCAGATCCTACTTAGGTCTCAAAGTCAGTTAATAAACTCAGTCTCAGGATTGTACTGATATATTCTGAATGGATACAATTGGAAATCCTTCACCATATAAGAACATGTATAGTATAAATGTAAGTGTTGGATGACACGCCCAGTCAACTTCAGCATGGGAAAAAGGTAATACGGACAAAACAGACTCTACCATGAGAGCAACAAACAGACTGCCGTATGTCCTAATTTTGTCCTACTTCATGGAAGTTCAATCCTCTATGCAATAAACCACTGTTTCTTTATCTCTGATCCGTCTGATGGTTGCCTGGCAGACGCATGCAGGtgcatgtatacatatacattatTTAGCATACGGCAGTAGGATTTAGCTAGCATGAAGAAAATATTTTAGTGCCAATTCAACTTATGTTTGGAATGGGCAACTTATGTTGTACTccaagatattttttttatttgacctaTTGGTGCTTTTGAGTCCAAAATatagaaaatgtttaaaatgctTATGAATGTTAAGTTTTCGGGCGTTTGTAGATTTTTGGGGACCCTATTTCAGGAAACTTTTCCTTGGGGGTTCCAAGTCCTCTAATGTGGTCCATGGGCATGCATTTAACATTAGAATGCAGCAAGCTGATGCCCTTTAAGAGGAAAAGAAGAAAGATCTTTGAAAAACTCGTAACATTTTCTCTCGAATCAGGTCAAACATCTCAAGTTGACCAGCAACTGCTAATGAATGGGAAACATGAGGGCTAGAGAGCGAACCACTCTTTCAAACGCCTGAAAAGTGAAATAGGCTAAATTAATGTTGCTATGTGCTTATGTTGGGTCTGCAATTTGCTGCACTGCTGTACTGACATTAGTGCAACAGTGCAGCCAATATATTTATATCACCCCAGAAGAGATATTGAAAGGGAGGGGCTGAACAGGAACCCAAACATctccaaaatgtaaaaaaatatattttaggaTTGTGCATTTTAAACACACGCAAGTAATTATTTCAAAGGAAAATCGAAAAACAATTCCACCAGGGAGGGCTGTGCCCTAGCGCTCTCTAGTCCACTGCTAGCATCCAAGACATTTGTGAATGATAAAAACACATGTCAAACcgattatatatttattgcagtaaatgtttattgttgttgttgatttgcTCACCAGACACAGCCTCCCTAACAATTGCAACATCTTAATAGTAAAGTTTATAGCATTTTATATTTGAATCCTCATCTTTCTAGAAAAACTTTTTTGGAGCATAAAGGTGCTCTTACTCAACACTTTTGACTACCAAGAGAGATTGgtcattttaataaaataaaataaataaaataaaaaaagccttAAATGGCATCTTTGGGGTGGCCCCCTGGTGGCCCCAAGAAACTGACCagtttaacatttaaaatgaaaCTGTGGACATCGATACTCTTCCTTTGTAATGCTTATgcattaaataatgtatgaatgCATTGTTTTGCAACACAAAAATTACtttcattacatttttattttgttttcctgATCTCTAGACAGCCTTTTCAAAGGGTAAGTGAAACACGTGTAGTGCCAAAACGTTAATTCTGTTTGACTGATTCAATCTCCACGGATGAATTCCCATCATCTGCCATATGGCTATGTTTGCCCAGTGAAACACTTTCTCCACTGTAATATATACAAAACGTCACTTCGACGGATGAAGCGATGCCAGCAAATTAGTGTCATCTGGAAGACACGTCTCTAAATATTCGGTAGGGAAAATAAAGCCTTTCCAAAAGGTATTGAGCAGTTGTTCAAATTCAAAAATAAGCATTGAGTACCCAACAGAAACTTTAAACGTACAAACTACAATGCTACAAAAACAGTTTGAATCATTTGAAAGAAGAAAGTTCTTCTAAATTCCCTCTGTGACACGGTATACACAAAGTCAGGAGATGGGAAGCCGTTTCTGGACATGGTGTGTTAATCAGCAGTCTGCAGAGCATGGCTAAGTCTCGGGTAAAGCCAAGGGAACAGCCGAGCAGGAGCAACGGCAACCGCTTCCCCGGCTCTTGTCAAATGCAATGTCTAATTGGATACGGTTGATCAATTACAAAGGAGTGCGTCTTCAGTGGTCTCAAAAATAAAGACCCTGTACATACCCAGAGAGATCAAGGCTGGAACAGTTGTTTAAAATCCACCGGATCTTCTCCTCCAGGCGCACGCTTTTGGAGTGCCACGAAGACACAAACTGTCAGAGGACCAAGATGACATTAAGCGGGAAAATATAAAAGGGGTGATGGCTGAAGGATCATACTGCACCTGTATTAGAGCTTAGAGGTTTGAAGGATCAATGAGAATTGATTAGGGGACGATGAGAATTTGCATTTAAtgcaaacaacaacagcaaccacAAAACAATATATAGCTCTGAGCGGTGATGAAGTGGCCAAAGCAATATTTAAACATCTGTTGAATAGGCACCACTGCTGTTGAGGAGCTGAACCCTGAAATCGATTTATGCTTAAGTGGGCATTTTGAATAACAAACATGTTTGCCGTTCATTAATACCTATGCAATGTAATTTGAGCAGAACTCCAGCTAGTAATCAGAGGACAGAGTTGATCCGTCTAAATGGACGTTCTGTCCCTAGGTCACAGGAAACTAGGAGTCACTCCCCACCACTTGCATCCAAAGAGAAAATGGAGGGGAATTTGCTGAGCCATGCCCCCCACTCACACAGCTGTAGCGTTATAAGCCCTGTGTTGCTCATCATGacatgaaagagagagcgaaTCAAAGCTTTTTTAAACGGTCACATGATGAGTTTTGTTTCAGGAACTTGTTTTCTTTCTATCGTCTGGTGATAATGAAGCAGCCTTTTTGGTGCTTCACATcttctgtccttttttattttccccttttccccaccaacaccaccatcaaacAAAGAGTACTCTGATCAGAGAGCAGCTACACATGAGAGGAAGCTAAGGGAAAACTCAATGGCTGGGAGATAAAAAGCATTTCATGCTTTAATTATTTCCTGTTCCTAGCTCTATGAATTTGCTTACCACTCCATTTAGAGGTGAGGACTTTGATGCAAATACTCAAAACAAGCTGTGAAACAGAAACAAAGCCTGCAATTATTCTTAATCATACAAAGTCTTGTCATTTCCTAGTCAGTccaaaataaaaggaaatagGCATTTATAAAGGGCATTTCCTTTTCTGTACACAACAATTACAGTGCAAAGACATCTTCCCCAGCCAATAGATAGCATCATCTTCTAATTGCCTTACCACTCACTAAGAGAATACATTCAATCAAATCCAACCTAGATATACAAATGCGTGTCGGAGTATCAATAGAGGAGTTCAAATCCCCTCTATCATGTCATCAAGCATTCAAGTCACCAAAAAGGAATTACCATATGAAATTTTATGACTCTAGTTTAGCACAAAATCATCTGAAATATAGTGCCTCGACATAATGGAAAACCTTGTATATGAGATACGTTACAATATAACAGCTTGTTAAATGTCACTCAGGAATGGAACCGTTTAAGAGTGCACTTGTCGCGCCTTTTAGCATTCGTGTTTGTAAACAGGTGGTGTGTGAGTATGttcgcgtgtgtgagtgtatgtgtgtgcgtgtgtgtgtgtgtgtgtgtgtgtgtgtgtgtgtgtgtgtgtgtg includes these proteins:
- the elfn1a gene encoding protein ELFN1, which gives rise to MARSVSMVISAFFWSVALVYVTHISKVNGDCWLIEGEKGFVWLAICSQNQPPYEAIPQHINSTIVDLRLNENKIKSIQYSSLSRFANLTYLNLTKNDISYIEDGAFSAQFNLQVLQLGFNKMRNLTEGILRGLGKLQYLYLQANLIETVTHNAFWECPNIENIDLSMNRIQQLDGSTFANLSKLTTCELYTNPFNCSCELLGFVKWLSVFPNRTNERMVCDSPQGVSGYSLLSTLPNDHTYRNALYMLTTVCTDDYVTPYIPIPPELTTPHPDTTPCLLDDCYSGTEPDDIITTTTYNNEVEVKPKMKLKQVSDTGAIISVQIPHPYKKMYSLVQYNNSFFTDIQNLKVIKEDIELKNLKPHTDYMYCVASIRNSLRFNHTCLQITTGPWHGKGRAENNAAATHYIMTILGCLFSMIIVLGVVYYCLRKKRQLDDKHKKTESLKKNLMELKYGQDLEGGTMPRMSQKQMMAGEPMGRMQYMQPGNEMDQYKFQELSDMPKMNKGNYMEVRGGDHHECRECDMGMPGNSQGSVAEISTIAKEVDKVNQIINNCIDALKSESTSFQGMHSGAVSNAEPQLVLLSEHPQSKSGLLSPAYNDSYHHSLQRHRSSDVSPKRPSTATGGPMRSPRPYRSESKYLEKNSPTGETILTVTPAAAILRAEAEKMRQYSDHRHSYPDPQIEELEGPDGHKSSILDPLTHSRTRDLAYSQLNSQYHNMSYSSSPEYYCKPSHSIWERFKLRGKRHKDDEYMAAGHALRKKVQFAKDEDLHDILDYWKGVSAQHKS